The following are encoded together in the Diachasmimorpha longicaudata isolate KC_UGA_2023 chromosome 3, iyDiaLong2, whole genome shotgun sequence genome:
- the LOC135160578 gene encoding conserved oligomeric Golgi complex subunit 4: protein MIDKSSEPISESTIAEICRKLDNDEVRVNEELELMLQRHCHVEAKLRNISKILPSMILIREEGEKFRTMIDKTHSLAETVSAKVRQLDLARSRVCECQSRVHDILDLQLCSEGVAAALKNEDYEQGAGHVRRYLLMDEKLLERTADDVSGDRMSIAGSLSTLKEAALQLRSVVSRKFDEAVRSEDLASVERFFKIFPLLGMHDEGLQKFSLYLSSKIEETARKNLRLALEIKSKDDRAPVIYADTMTLLFEGIARIIEVHQPIIETYYGPGRLLKTAQMIQKECDKQVKRIFAEFMKNRNINSKVQSINDYNRVKPSTLMTTDRNDKPDPKFLDLLLGELTLMHTRAELYIRFLRRRITNDIEIASQDDEQRQQQMDTFERMIKNSELCHVMQDILGAYLALERYFLEESVNKALGMDVLEQNQQTSSMVDDVFYIVKKCIRRAIFSWSIDGICAVVNMSCGILEGDYTNRLKNRLRQGYPAGYLDLAQAYNALQTSIQQGRLQASDTEYGRLMFLAYLNNADVSIEYVETLSKSLASEIDSAFLQMSQKDRDKIESCLAGMKNVIGTLRSVIDYGMEQLRASAVKPRVTPWVDAFLSVNHQINEDQLLRYETDEPFVQTLIMNLEGLLQGFKDSLTPSNYDALVGILTSEVTSRLEKIVLKSTFNRAGGLILDKEIRSLASYLASATSWSVRDKFARLVQIATILSVEKVDELIDYCGADAIVWRLTPVEVRKIAGLRTDFRSDDIKRLKL, encoded by the exons ATGATCGATAAATCTAGTGAACCTATTTCGGAATCTACCATCGCCGAGATTTGCAGGAAATTGGATAATGACGAA GTTCGCGTTAATGAAGAATTGGAGCTGATGCTCCAGAGGCACTGTCATGTGGAGGCAAAACTCCGTAATATCAGCAAGATCCTTCCCAGTATGATTCTGATACGAGAGGAGGGTGAGAAGTTCAGGACAATGATTGATAAAACCCATTCACTAGCTGAGACAGTCAGTGCAAAAGTTAGACAGCTGGATTTAGCCAGG AGCAGAGTCTGTGAATGTCAGAGCAGAGTCCACGACATTCTAGATCTCCAGTTATGCAGTGAGGGTGTGGCAGCAGCACTGAAAAACGAGGACTACGAGCAAGGTGCTGGACACGTCCGTAGGTACCTCCTGATGGACGAAAAGCTGCTGGAAAGAACAGCTGATGACGTCTCGGGCGATCGAATGAGCATAGCTGGCTCTCTGTCAACTCTGAAAGAAGCAGCATTGCAGCTTCGCTCAGTCGTTAGTCGAAAATTCGACGAAGCTGTGAGATCCGAGGACCTGGCGTCAGTCGAGCGTTTCTTCAAGATTTTTCCCCTCCTGGGGATGCACGACGAGGGACTCCAGAAGTTCAGTCTCTACTTGTCATCAAAAATAGAGGAGACAGCTCGAAAAAATCTTCGCCTAGCACTGGAGATAAAGAGCAAAGACGATCGTGCCCCAGTGATTTACGCTGACACAATGACACTTCTGTTCGAGGGAATAGCCAGGATAATCGAGGTCCATCAGCCAATAATAGAGACCTATTACGGTCCTGGAAGACTCCTTAAAACTGCCCAAATGATTCAGAAAGAGTGCGACAAGCAGGTGAAGCGAATCTTCGCTGAGTTTATGAAAAATCGGAATATCAACAGCAAAGTACAATCGATAAACGATTATAATCGAGTCAAGCCCTCAACCTTGATGACAACCGACAGGAATGACAAGccagatccaaaatttctggacCTTCTTTTGGGTGAACTGACCTTAATGCACACGAGGGCTGAATTGTATATAAGATTCCTACGCAGGCGAATAACAAACGACATTGAAATAGCAAGTCAAGACGATGAGCAACGCCAACAGCAGATGGACACCTTCGagagaatgataaaaaattcagaattgtGTCATGTGATGCAGGACATACTGGGGGCTTATTTGGCACTTGAGAGATATTTCCTCGAGGAGTCTGTGAATAAAGCCCTGGGTATGGACGTGCTGGAGCAGAATCAACAGACATCAAGTATGGTCGATGATGTCTTTTACATTGTCAAGAAGTGTATAAGACGAGCCATCTTCAGTTGGAGCATCGACGGTATTTGTGCTGTTGTCAACATGTCCTGTGGCATTCTTGAGGGCGACTATACCAATCGTCTGAAGAACCGCCTTCGTCAAGGGTATCCAGCTGGTTATCTTGATCTAGCACAAGCCTACAATGCCCTCCAGACCAGCATTCAACAGGGACGTCTGCAAGCATCAGACACTGAGTATGGGAGGTTAATGTTTCTGGCGTATTTGAACAATGCTGACGTCAGCATTGAGTACGTGGAGACATTGAGCAAGAGTTTGGCTAGTGAAATAGACTCGGCGTTTCTCCAAATGTCCCAGAAGGACAGGGATAAAATAGAGAGTTGTCTAGCTGGAATGAAGAATGTCATTGGAACATTGAGATCAGTCATTGATTATGGAATGGAACAGCTCAGAGCCAGTGCTGTAAAACCCAGAGTCACTCCCTGGGTGGATGCCTTTCTCTCGGTCAATCATCAGATCAATGAGGACCAGCTGCTGAGGTACGAGACTGACGAGCCTTTCGTCCAGACTTTGATTATGAATTTGGAGGGGCTTTTGCAGGGCTTCAAGGACAGCCTGACACCGTCTAATTATGATGCACTGGTTGGAATTCTCACATCAGAGGTTACAAGCAGATTAGAGAAAATTGTTCTCAAGTCGACGTTCAATAGAGCTGGTGGACTGATATTGGATAAGGAAATAAGATCACTTGCCAGTTATTTAGCTTCGGCAACTTCCTGGTCAGTGAGGGATAAATTCGCGAGACTTGTGCAAATTGCTACGATTCTCAGTGTTGAAAAAGTGGACGAGTTGATTGATTATTGTGGGGCTGATGCTATTGTTTGGAGATTAACTCCTGTCGAGGTCCGCAAAATCGCTGGACTCAGGACTGATTTTCGATCGGATGACATTAAACGCCTTAAATTGTAA